A stretch of Triticum aestivum cultivar Chinese Spring chromosome 1D, IWGSC CS RefSeq v2.1, whole genome shotgun sequence DNA encodes these proteins:
- the LOC123183286 gene encoding peroxisomal biogenesis factor 6 has protein sequence MEQRSLLASAVGMGVGVGLGLASARWAKPAQAAEGGSGGAGAAEVEAELRRLLLDGRDSEVTFDEFHHRHCYLSEQTKEVLISAAFVHLKQADLSKHIRNLSAASRAILLSGPTEAYLQSLAKALSHYYKARLLLLDVTDFSLRIQSKYGGSGKALVQNQSVSETTFGRVSDFIGSFAMFPKKDEPRESLRRQTSSADSRARGSDVASNDPLLRKNASMPSDMSDVASQCSVHSARRARSWCFDEKVLIQSLYKVMISVAESDPIILYIRDVDHFLHRSQRTYTMFQKMLAKLSGQVLILGSRLHNSDAEYNGMEDRVSSLFPYHVDIKPPQEEIHLNGWKTQMEEDARKIQIQDNRNHIVEVLSANDLDCDDLSSICQADTMVLSNYIEEIIVSAVSYHLVHTKDPEYKNGKLLLSSKSLSHGLSIFQETGLGGKDTLKLEANEDGLKGAPGSKKPESDKSPGKDGDAPPPKPEIPDNEFEKRIRPEVIPPSELGVTFDDIGALADIKESLQELVMLPLRRPDLFKGGGLLKPCRGILLFGPPGTGKTMLAKAIANDAGASFINVSMSTITSKWFGEDEKNVRALFSLAAKVAPTIIFVDEVDSMLGQRARCGEHEAMRKIKNEFMSHWDGILSKSGERILVLAATNRPFDLDEAIIRRFERRIMVGLPTQDSRELILRTVLSKEKVDKDIEYKELATMTEGYSGSDLKNLCVTAAYRPVRELLKKERLKEMERRKTEAKQKTAAAAEDSDKAESKKVSSENKDSSEKVDSDGKEGDSESRVDASEAKTEGDKEAAVDLRPLTMEDLRQAKNQVAASFAAEGAVMNELKQWNDLYGEGGSRKKEQLTYFL, from the exons ATGGAGCAGAGGAGCCTGCTCGCCTCGGCGGTGGGCATGGGCGTGGGCGTCGGGCTGGGGCTCGCGTCGGCGAGGTGGGCCAAGCCGGCGCAGGCGGCCGAGGGAGGTAGTGGCGGCGCGGGCgccgcggaggtggaggcggagctgCGGCGGCTGCTGCTGGACGGCCGCGACAGCGAGGTCACCTTCGACGAGTTCCACCACCGCCACTGCTACCTCAG CGAGCAGACCAAGGAGGTGCTCATCAGCGCGGCCTTCGTGCACCTCAAGCAGGCCGACCTGTCCAAGCACATCCGGAACCTCTCCGCCGCCAGCCGCGCCATCCTCCTCTCCGGCCCCACCG AGGCTTACCTGCAGTCGCTTGCGAAGGCTCTGTCGCACTACTACAAGGCCCGGCTGCTGCTCCTCGACGTCACCGACTTCTCGCTCCGG ATCCAGAGCAAGTATGGGGGCTCCGGCAAGGCCTTG GTTCAGAACCAGTCCGTGTCCGAGACGACGTTCGGGAGAGTGTCCGATTTCATTGGATCTTTTGCAATGTTTCCAAAGAAGGATGAGCCTAGAG AATCATTGCGTCGTCAGACAAGCAGTGCAGATTCGAGAGCTAG AGGTTCTGATGTTGCTAGCAATGACCCTTTACTCCGGAAAAATGCTTCTATGCCATCTGATATGAGTGACGTAGCATCACAATGTTCTGTGCATTCAG CTAGGCGAGCCAGAAGCTGGTGTTTCGATGAGAAAGTTCTGATACAGTCACTTTACAAG GTCATGATTTCTGTGGCCGAAAGCGATCCCATTATTCTTTACATAAGGGATGTTGACCACTTCCTTCACAGATCCCAAAGAACTTACACCATGTTCCAGAAAATGTTAGCCAAGTTATCTGGGCAAGTGCTGATACTAGGTTCCCGGTTACATAACTCTGACGCTGAGTACAACGGTATGGAAGACAGAGTTAGTAGCCTGTTTCCTTATCATGTTGATATTAAACCCCCACAGGAAGAAATCCATCTCAATGGTTGGAAGACTCAAATGGAAGAAGACGCAAGGAAAATTCAGATTCAGGACAACAGAAACCACATTGTGGAGGTACTCTCGGCAAACGATCTAGACTGCGATGATTTGAGCTCAATCTGCCAAGCAGACACTATGGTTCTCAGCAACTACATCGAGGAAATTATTGTGTCGGCAGTCTCTTACCATTTGGTTCATACCAAGGATCCTGAATACAAAAATGGGAAGCTCCTTTTGTCTTCCAAAAG TCTGTCTCATGGATTAAGCATTTTTCAAGAAACTGGCCTTGGTGGGAAAGACACGCTGAAACTCGAAGCAAACGAG GATGGTCTGAAAGGTGCACCTGGATCTAAGAAACCTGAGAGTGATAAATCGCCGGGTAAAGATGGCGATGCCCCACCGCCAAAACCA GAAATACCTGACAATGAGTTTGAAAAGCGTATCAGACCAGAGGTTATACCACCAAGTGAGCTAGGAGTGACATTTGATGACATTGGAGCCCTGGCTGATATCAAAGAGTCTCTTCAGGAGCTGGTCATGCTTCCTCTTCGACGGCCCGACCTTTTCAAGGGAGGAGGACTTCTAAAGCCTTGCCGCGGAATTTTATTGTTCGGGCCACCAGGGACTGGCAAGACAATGCTTGCTAAGGCTATAGCAAATGATGCAGGTGCCAGCTTCATCAATGTGTCAATGTCCACCATCACATCCAAATGGTTTGGGGAGGACGAGAAGAATGTCCGAGCATTGTTCAGCTTGGCTGCGAAGGTGGCTCCTACTATCATCTTTGTGGATGAGGTAGATAGCATGTTGGGGCAGCGCGCTCGCTGCGGTGAGCATGAGGCGATGCGGAAgatcaagaatgagttcatgagCCATTGGGATGGTATCTTGTCGAAGTCCGGTGAAAGAATCCTTGTTCTTGCCGCGACAAATAGACCGTTCGACCTTGATGAAGCCATCATTAGGAGATTTGAGCGCAG AATCATGGTTGGCCTTCCCACTCAAGATAGCAGAGAGCTGATTTTAAGGACAGTTTTGTCGAAGGAGAAGGTCGATAAAGACATCGAGTACAAGGAGCTTGCGACAATGACCGAAGGTTACAGCGGCAGTGATCTTAAG AATCTTTGTGTGACAGCTGCTTACCGACCAGTTAGGGAGCTCCTGAAGAAAGAACGGTTGAAAGAGATG GAAAGAAGGAAAACGGAGGCGAAGCAGAAAACCGCCGCGGCAGCAGAGGATTCAGACAAGGCAGAGAGCAAGAAGGTGAGTTCAGAGAACAAAGACAGTTCAGAGAAGGTGGATTCAGATGGCAAAGAGGGTGATTCAGAAAGCAGGGTTGATGCCTCGGAAGCCAAGACTGAAGGCGACAAGGAAGCGGCCGTCGATCTTAGGCCACTGACGATGGAGGACCTGAGGCAGGCCAAAAATCAG GTCGCCGCGAGCTTCGCCGCGGAGGGCGCTGTCATGAACGAGCTGAAGCAGTGGAACGACCTCTACGGCGAAGGAGGGTCGAGGAAGAAGGAGCAGCTGACCTACTTTTTGTAG